A genome region from Acaryochloris marina S15 includes the following:
- a CDS encoding transposase: MILPLYQPHLRRQLSPAQYLLLEILVHLLQTLRCVKIETLAEGLPLPILFASRRKKSNGSYPYRPLSLKRFGYRWLSCG, from the coding sequence ATGATATTGCCACTATACCAACCCCATTTACGCCGTCAACTGTCTCCTGCCCAGTATCTTCTCCTAGAGATCCTCGTTCATCTATTACAAACACTTCGCTGCGTCAAAATCGAGACGCTAGCAGAAGGGCTGCCACTGCCGATTCTTTTTGCCAGTCGCCGAAAAAAATCCAACGGTTCTTATCCTTACCGACCCTTGAGCTTGAAACGCTTTGGCTACCGCTGGTTAAGCTGTGGCTGA
- a CDS encoding double zinc ribbon domain-containing protein translates to MQPLESDALPHPDESLAEYLRRLRVRLGLTQKEVALKANIHAQSLGKLERGKTHSLNHKTRQGLACALQIPPDYLDSISRGRAIQATQTLKFCPQCWRAGSAPEPLWMDIRSKHCFACGTRLQDRCISCQEPITSLKHRFCPYCGTPYQTQLQTKGE, encoded by the coding sequence ATGCAACCTTTAGAATCTGATGCCCTCCCCCATCCTGATGAATCCTTGGCTGAGTATCTTCGCCGCCTGCGAGTCAGACTCGGTCTCACCCAGAAGGAAGTCGCCCTTAAGGCCAATATCCACGCCCAAAGTTTGGGTAAGCTGGAGCGCGGTAAAACCCACTCCCTCAATCACAAAACACGTCAGGGTTTAGCATGTGCCCTACAAATCCCTCCAGATTACTTGGATTCCATTAGCAGAGGCCGAGCCATCCAAGCCACGCAAACTTTGAAGTTTTGCCCCCAGTGTTGGCGCGCCGGCAGTGCGCCTGAACCCCTGTGGATGGATATCAGATCTAAACACTGTTTTGCTTGTGGTACTCGGCTACAAGATCGCTGTATCAGCTGCCAAGAACCCATCACCTCTCTCAAGCATCGTTTTTGCCCCTATTGCGGAACCCCTTATCAAACCCAGCTACAGACGAAAGGAGAGTAG
- a CDS encoding SMP-30/gluconolactonase/LRE family protein yields MSRISVTTKRGKRNRSLRLLLIVALIVLYLTAWPVPIEPVAWEAPFNPGYSGAFESNERLKDIQELPLGDNHGPEDIALDSQGRIYASTHEGRIVRLQPNGSSSENWIETGGRPLGIDFDKSGNLIVADAFRGLLSIAKDKTITELATEADGVPISYANDVDIADDGKIYFSDASTKFGAKEWRGTYEASLLDLMEHGSHGRLLVFNPTDGTVQTLLDDLNFANGVAVSHDQTYVLVNETGNYRVIRYWLNGPKKGQYELRGRHEGYNPAQTSSIALIPR; encoded by the coding sequence ATGTCACGAATTTCAGTCACCACGAAGCGAGGCAAGCGCAATAGGTCTCTAAGGCTACTACTAATCGTTGCCCTCATTGTTCTTTACTTGACTGCCTGGCCTGTACCCATTGAACCCGTCGCATGGGAGGCACCATTCAATCCTGGCTACAGCGGAGCATTTGAATCCAATGAACGCCTCAAAGATATTCAGGAGTTACCTCTAGGGGACAATCATGGCCCTGAGGATATTGCCCTAGATAGCCAAGGGCGTATATATGCCTCGACCCACGAAGGTCGGATTGTACGACTGCAACCTAATGGTTCAAGCTCAGAGAATTGGATTGAAACGGGTGGTCGCCCGCTAGGCATTGATTTTGACAAGAGTGGTAATTTGATTGTTGCTGATGCTTTTCGTGGCCTTTTATCCATAGCAAAAGATAAAACAATTACTGAGTTGGCCACTGAAGCGGACGGAGTGCCGATTAGCTATGCAAATGATGTAGACATAGCCGATGACGGCAAAATCTACTTTTCAGACGCTTCTACAAAATTTGGGGCAAAGGAATGGCGAGGTACCTACGAAGCTAGTCTTCTTGATCTGATGGAGCATGGAAGTCATGGAAGACTGTTAGTTTTTAACCCTACTGATGGAACTGTACAGACACTATTAGACGATCTGAACTTCGCTAATGGCGTTGCGGTCAGCCACGACCAAACGTATGTGCTAGTCAATGAAACAGGGAATTACCGAGTAATTCGTTATTGGCTCAATGGCCCCAAAAAAGGGCAATATGAGCTGAGGGGGCGACATGAAGGCTACAACCCAGCACAGACAAGCTCCATCGCTCTCATACCCCGTTGA
- a CDS encoding RNA polymerase sigma factor RpoD/SigA, giving the protein MATNNDSLHLYLQEMGRYPLLSHEEEIELARQAKAGSLRAKQRMIECNLRLVVSIAKKHQNRGLPLMDLIQEGSIGLSTAVDKFDLAQGCRFSTYAYWWIRQGVTAAVRAKSRPIYLPHNHWDKANKIKKHYRELNQTLGRKPSLSELSEATDIKPKTISRTLQLFQKVSSLDQLVGQQQKDTLLDLLAGDDQPTLYMESLQLDEELSQVMANLDERERFVLSQRYGLEDDQPKSMRAIGQQIGLSHEAIRLILNKIMKKLEKHAESA; this is encoded by the coding sequence ATGGCTACAAACAATGACAGTCTTCATTTATACCTCCAGGAAATGGGCCGTTATCCCCTCCTATCCCATGAAGAAGAAATTGAGCTTGCCAGACAAGCTAAAGCGGGAAGCCTCCGAGCTAAGCAAAGGATGATCGAGTGCAACCTGCGCTTGGTTGTCTCCATTGCCAAGAAACATCAGAACCGGGGCTTACCTTTGATGGACTTGATTCAAGAAGGCAGCATTGGATTGAGTACCGCAGTTGATAAATTTGACCTTGCCCAAGGCTGTCGTTTCAGCACCTATGCCTACTGGTGGATTCGACAAGGGGTTACGGCTGCTGTCCGAGCAAAATCACGTCCCATCTACCTACCTCACAATCATTGGGATAAGGCCAACAAAATCAAGAAGCACTACAGAGAACTCAATCAAACACTTGGTAGAAAACCATCACTATCAGAATTATCGGAAGCCACCGATATCAAGCCGAAAACTATTAGTCGTACCCTGCAATTATTCCAAAAGGTATCGTCCCTTGATCAGCTTGTCGGCCAACAACAAAAAGATACGCTCCTCGATCTACTAGCTGGAGATGATCAACCGACGCTTTACATGGAATCTCTACAACTTGACGAGGAACTGTCTCAGGTAATGGCGAATCTAGATGAACGGGAACGATTTGTACTCAGCCAAAGATATGGCCTGGAGGATGATCAGCCCAAGTCGATGAGAGCGATCGGCCAACAGATTGGTTTGAGTCATGAAGCTATCCGACTGATCCTCAACAAAATCATGAAAAAACTGGAGAAACATGCTGAGTCTGCTTAG
- a CDS encoding IS4 family transposase — MQRFLSLPTLELETLWLPLVKLWLSQQYPQGSQLYVVIDRTSWGVINLLMVSVVWQHRAIPVWCEALCKKGSSNYDEQTAVLSKVIRHLSAYRLVILGDREFCSVKLGQWLGQQKVYFCLRLKRNTEVALAQQFTQQLQQFGLVPGQKLFLNDVRVTQAKGFGTFNVAAKWKRRYQGFAPDEAWFILTNFCDLNSAIVSYQKRFSIEEMFRDFKQGGYSLEGSQAMQERLVAIVIVIAIAYTSAALQGQNLKQKGLQRYITRPESTTSLNKRHSAFRVGLSAYMWAITGDGVLARLVDELMKLSPNKLPEYQRGMRAMELVCAGL, encoded by the coding sequence ATCCAACGGTTCTTATCCTTACCGACCCTTGAGCTTGAAACGCTTTGGCTACCGCTGGTTAAGCTGTGGCTGAGCCAGCAGTATCCTCAAGGCTCCCAGCTTTATGTCGTCATCGACCGTACGAGTTGGGGAGTGATTAATCTATTGATGGTCAGCGTGGTCTGGCAACATCGCGCTATTCCCGTATGGTGTGAAGCCCTCTGCAAAAAGGGCAGCAGCAACTATGACGAGCAAACCGCTGTTTTAAGCAAAGTTATCCGCCATTTATCAGCCTATCGTCTGGTCATCCTCGGTGACCGAGAGTTTTGTTCCGTCAAGCTGGGGCAGTGGTTAGGCCAACAGAAGGTCTACTTTTGTCTGCGACTCAAGCGCAATACCGAAGTGGCTCTGGCCCAGCAGTTTACTCAACAACTCCAACAGTTTGGCCTTGTCCCAGGTCAAAAGCTATTTCTCAATGATGTGCGCGTCACTCAGGCTAAAGGCTTTGGAACTTTCAATGTGGCAGCCAAGTGGAAACGACGGTATCAGGGCTTTGCACCTGATGAAGCATGGTTTATTCTCACCAACTTCTGTGACCTCAATAGTGCTATCGTCAGCTACCAAAAACGCTTCTCTATCGAAGAGATGTTTCGGGACTTCAAGCAAGGAGGCTATTCTCTCGAAGGCTCTCAAGCCATGCAAGAACGGTTGGTGGCTATCGTTATTGTGATTGCCATTGCCTATACCAGTGCGGCACTGCAAGGGCAAAATCTCAAGCAAAAAGGACTACAGCGCTATATTACTAGACCCGAATCCACCACTTCACTGAACAAGCGGCATAGTGCATTCCGAGTTGGACTATCTGCGTATATGTGGGCCATAACGGGGGATGGAGTTCTGGCTCGATTGGTGGATGAGCTAATGAAACTCTCTCCCAATAAGCTGCCTGAATATCAACGGGGTATGAGAGCGATGGAGCTTGTCTGTGCTGGGTTGTAG
- a CDS encoding tyrosine-type recombinase/integrase → MNQPLATVATQFLDRPHLAPSTTRSYELTLMPLLKQYGSWSVELLDAEILSDYLNSLTHLSYTTHHRHQATLNALLNFAVRQRYIRSNPIAQLEHRSPDRAKGEHLSDQPIRFLKPEQLTTLYQAVYNDARLYALVKLLHHSGARISEILALDLAEVDLEQRQFQVVGKGNKTRWCFYSEDAAAALQKYIEFYRHTPSPALFTAQKTPTSSVTRMSYRTAHHHWHQSIQSYQHLQGVRLHDLRHTFATERVGLMGLEELRALMGHQHIQTTLRYQTVTSEQAKGAAQRAFQRLANTV, encoded by the coding sequence ATGAATCAGCCTTTAGCCACCGTGGCGACCCAGTTTTTAGATCGCCCCCATCTGGCCCCGAGTACAACCCGTTCCTATGAACTGACCCTGATGCCGTTATTGAAGCAATATGGCAGCTGGTCAGTGGAATTATTAGATGCTGAGATCCTGTCAGACTATCTCAATAGCCTGACGCACCTGTCTTACACCACTCACCACCGGCATCAAGCTACCCTCAATGCCTTGCTCAACTTTGCTGTTCGCCAGAGGTATATCCGCAGCAATCCCATTGCCCAGTTAGAGCATCGTTCACCGGATAGAGCTAAGGGAGAACATCTAAGTGATCAGCCCATTCGATTCTTGAAACCAGAGCAATTGACCACCCTGTATCAAGCTGTTTATAACGATGCGCGTTTGTATGCACTGGTGAAGCTATTGCATCACAGTGGGGCCCGCATTTCAGAAATTTTGGCCTTGGATTTGGCAGAAGTCGATCTAGAGCAACGACAATTTCAGGTCGTGGGTAAAGGCAACAAAACCCGTTGGTGCTTTTATAGCGAAGATGCAGCTGCAGCCTTGCAGAAATACATTGAGTTCTATCGCCATACGCCCTCGCCGGCATTATTCACAGCCCAAAAGACCCCCACAAGTTCGGTGACACGTATGAGTTACCGAACAGCCCATCATCACTGGCATCAATCGATTCAAAGCTATCAACATCTTCAGGGAGTGAGGTTGCACGATCTGCGCCATACCTTTGCGACAGAGCGAGTGGGACTAATGGGGCTTGAGGAACTCAGAGCCTTAATGGGACACCAACATATCCAGACAACCCTTCGATATCAGACAGTCACATCCGAACAAGCAAAAGGGGCTGCTCAGCGAGCGTTTCAACGTTTAGCAAATACAGTCTAA
- a CDS encoding IS1182 family transposase, translated as MSMHPHPIQPVPENTATVAHLAFPKGNRYITLRDEIGTFFTDEDFRDLFSVYGQSAISPWQLALICILQFLEDLTDRQAADAVRSRIDWKYLLGLELTDPGFDYSVLSEFRARLIEGQAEQRLLDLLLSECKTRGWLKQRGKQRTDSTHVLAATRTLNRLECVGETLRAALNSIATVAPDWLQAWVPLEWFDRYRRSIEEYRLPKGITPRQEYAAVIGADGMHLLERVWDDSAPSKLREIPTVEVLRRTWVNQYQIVEGQVQLRAAKNIPPAGERIDSPYDPDARFGNKRSTTWTGYKVHWTETCDDEQVHLITHVMTTHGHQTDLGQTPQVHMALKAKGLLPAEHMVDTAYVDSPLMLNSPRDYGIELVGPMRPVANWQSHDPEAYDLKRFQINWETQTVTCPQGKTSKSWGPGKDTAGRPIFHVKFSSKDCSPCAQRSLCTRCKRSPRHLMVRPKEEHEAIEAIRQEQKTPEWQERYDRRAGIEGTLATGIQVFGLRQTRYIGLAKTHLQHVFSTVAMNIRRLVSWGMTTIPRLEGHKAEIYI; from the coding sequence ATGTCTATGCACCCTCACCCCATTCAGCCAGTTCCCGAAAACACAGCCACAGTCGCTCATCTAGCATTTCCTAAAGGCAATCGATACATCACGCTACGCGATGAAATTGGCACCTTCTTTACTGATGAAGACTTCAGGGACTTGTTTTCAGTTTATGGTCAATCTGCGATCAGTCCCTGGCAACTTGCCCTCATCTGTATCCTGCAATTTCTAGAAGATCTGACAGATCGACAAGCAGCAGATGCCGTTCGTAGCCGCATTGATTGGAAATACTTACTAGGACTGGAGTTGACCGACCCAGGATTTGACTATTCCGTATTATCTGAATTTCGAGCACGGTTGATTGAAGGGCAAGCAGAACAACGCTTGTTGGATTTACTCCTATCAGAATGCAAAACCCGAGGCTGGCTGAAGCAACGAGGTAAACAACGAACTGATTCAACGCATGTATTAGCTGCCACACGCACCCTCAACCGTTTAGAGTGTGTGGGTGAAACCCTAAGAGCAGCACTGAATAGTATTGCTACGGTTGCGCCAGATTGGCTACAAGCGTGGGTTCCCCTTGAATGGTTTGACCGTTATCGTCGTTCAATTGAGGAATATCGCTTGCCGAAGGGAATTACTCCTCGTCAAGAATATGCGGCAGTCATTGGTGCAGATGGGATGCATCTACTAGAGAGAGTTTGGGACGATTCAGCCCCTTCAAAGTTGAGAGAAATACCGACTGTTGAGGTCCTGCGCCGTACTTGGGTCAACCAATACCAGATTGTTGAAGGACAAGTCCAGTTGAGAGCAGCCAAGAATATTCCGCCTGCAGGAGAGCGAATTGATTCTCCCTATGATCCAGATGCCCGGTTTGGGAATAAACGTTCTACGACCTGGACAGGCTATAAAGTTCATTGGACTGAAACTTGTGATGATGAGCAGGTGCATTTGATTACTCATGTCATGACAACCCATGGCCATCAAACCGATCTTGGACAGACCCCACAAGTGCATATGGCTCTTAAGGCAAAAGGTTTGCTACCGGCTGAGCATATGGTTGATACAGCTTATGTCGATTCTCCTTTGATGCTGAATAGTCCAAGAGATTATGGAATTGAACTGGTCGGCCCTATGCGTCCAGTTGCCAATTGGCAATCTCATGATCCTGAGGCCTATGACTTGAAGCGTTTTCAGATCAACTGGGAAACTCAAACCGTAACATGTCCACAAGGGAAAACGAGTAAGAGTTGGGGACCGGGAAAAGACACAGCAGGACGCCCAATATTTCATGTCAAGTTCTCATCAAAAGACTGTAGTCCTTGTGCTCAAAGATCTCTGTGCACTCGATGTAAGCGTTCACCTCGTCATTTAATGGTGCGTCCCAAGGAGGAACATGAGGCGATAGAAGCTATTCGTCAGGAGCAGAAGACTCCAGAATGGCAAGAACGCTATGACAGACGTGCAGGCATAGAAGGGACTCTGGCAACAGGTATCCAAGTTTTTGGGTTGAGACAAACTCGATATATTGGCCTTGCCAAAACTCATTTGCAGCATGTTTTCTCGACCGTAGCCATGAATATACGTCGTCTCGTTTCATGGGGTATGACAACGATTCCTAGGTTAGAGGGCCATAAGGCTGAAATCTATATCTGA
- a CDS encoding Tn3 family transposase gives MASVHETAYPRLKRNPSNEDLSAIYTPTQEELALAKHLTRSAQTQLGFLVSLKTYQRLGYAIKTSDAPTTAVRHIATLAGLRGFQPDLATYDRSKAHQRHLRVIRSYLQITKYGPQASAVVHESMEKAALTKHELPDLINVAIEELVRHRFELPAFYTLDQAAREVRKAVATKQYEQVSQTLKRTERVKLNRLFVSASLVEKSLWNRLKEDPGKPLLSRLQEWIERLEWLADLQIPNSGLQDIPAVKIKALAAEAQSLDAARMKEMSDAKRYTLALALLSSQYANTLDDLAEMFIKRVRQLHHKGAEALSDYRRRTQARTDELIDIFLHVLLAYDSEGRITTRFKSMKIVIGNDPQQLIDDCQEHLAYVGNNYFSFLTRFYRAHRAVFFRLLEQLPLCSSTQDQSLINAVEFIKAHRSKRSKWVPMTQIVNQGSPDEAVVPMLDLSWVPNKWRSLIMDSQQTPPTKVHRLYFELCVFSHISLELQSGDLYIPGSNEFGDYYSQLISWEEYQDSAEEYGKMINLPTEGKAFVQEMKHRLREAAKTADQAFPTNAHLSFKKDRLVIHKRQRQLPEGLAEVKALIERKIKPVSILDVLCDTEKWLNWTQCFGPLSGFDAKITDPVERYIATTFCFGCNIGTSQLERSLPGTNRRQISWIHHRHISEENIQQAITEIIDSYNRFSLPKVWGSGKQASVDGTKWDMYEQNLLAEYHIRYGGYGGIGYYHISDTYIALFSHFIPCGVWEAIYILDGLLKNTSEIQPDTIHGDTQSQSCTVFALAFLLGITLMPRIRGWQSLAFYRPSRGTRYKHLDSLFTEVTDWDLIETHLPDMLRVALSIKEGKVQASTLLRKLGTNSRKNKLFQAFHELGGVLRTIFLLQYINDPQMQETIHAETNKCESFNRFIKWLAFGGENQVLSSNNRAELRKRIKYNHLVANCLIFYNVSEMSRILNEEAQNGRMFDAEVLALLSPYWMDHLNRFGLFFLDQQRNPPPINFDIPIALKEQEAEPILV, from the coding sequence GTGGCCAGTGTACATGAGACTGCTTATCCACGCTTAAAGCGGAACCCCTCCAATGAAGATCTCTCAGCCATCTACACCCCAACCCAAGAGGAATTAGCCCTAGCAAAGCACCTCACCCGAAGTGCTCAAACTCAATTGGGGTTTTTGGTGTCCCTGAAAACTTACCAACGCTTAGGCTATGCCATCAAGACCAGTGATGCACCAACTACTGCGGTACGTCACATCGCCACCTTAGCTGGCCTACGCGGTTTCCAACCCGATCTGGCAACTTATGATCGTTCTAAAGCCCATCAACGACATTTGCGGGTGATTCGCAGCTATTTACAAATTACCAAGTATGGCCCCCAAGCCAGTGCCGTTGTCCATGAATCGATGGAAAAGGCGGCATTGACCAAACATGAACTCCCAGACTTGATCAATGTGGCCATTGAAGAATTGGTCCGCCATCGATTTGAGCTCCCAGCTTTTTATACCCTAGACCAAGCTGCACGAGAGGTCCGAAAAGCGGTGGCTACAAAGCAGTATGAACAAGTCAGTCAGACCTTAAAGCGGACGGAGCGGGTGAAGCTGAATCGGTTATTTGTGTCGGCTTCGCTAGTAGAGAAATCGTTATGGAACCGCTTGAAGGAAGACCCCGGCAAACCCTTGCTCTCGCGGCTGCAAGAGTGGATTGAACGGTTGGAATGGTTGGCTGATCTGCAGATCCCAAATTCCGGTTTGCAGGATATTCCCGCCGTCAAGATCAAGGCCCTCGCCGCAGAGGCCCAGTCTTTAGATGCTGCTCGCATGAAAGAAATGAGCGACGCCAAACGCTATACCTTAGCCCTGGCCTTGCTATCGTCTCAATATGCCAACACACTGGATGATTTAGCGGAGATGTTTATCAAACGGGTCCGCCAGCTCCATCACAAGGGAGCAGAAGCCCTGAGTGACTATCGTCGCAGGACGCAAGCTCGCACGGATGAACTCATCGACATCTTCTTGCATGTTCTGTTGGCCTATGACTCTGAAGGCCGGATCACCACACGCTTCAAGTCGATGAAAATTGTGATTGGGAATGATCCACAACAGCTCATTGACGATTGCCAAGAGCATTTAGCCTATGTGGGCAACAACTACTTCTCTTTTTTGACCCGTTTCTATCGTGCTCATCGAGCCGTATTCTTCCGACTCCTAGAGCAACTCCCCTTGTGCTCCAGCACCCAGGACCAGTCTTTAATCAACGCGGTTGAATTTATCAAAGCCCATCGGTCCAAACGCAGTAAATGGGTGCCGATGACCCAGATCGTGAATCAGGGCAGCCCTGATGAAGCGGTTGTCCCGATGCTGGATCTCAGTTGGGTGCCTAACAAGTGGCGGTCGTTGATCATGGATTCACAACAGACTCCACCCACCAAAGTTCATCGCCTTTACTTTGAGTTGTGTGTGTTCTCCCATATCAGTCTGGAATTGCAGTCGGGGGATTTGTATATTCCGGGCAGTAACGAATTTGGGGACTATTACAGCCAGTTGATTTCTTGGGAAGAATACCAGGACTCAGCTGAAGAGTATGGCAAGATGATCAATCTGCCAACGGAGGGTAAGGCCTTTGTTCAAGAGATGAAGCACCGGTTACGAGAAGCGGCCAAGACGGCAGATCAGGCCTTCCCCACCAATGCTCACTTGAGCTTTAAAAAAGACCGTCTGGTAATCCATAAACGCCAACGTCAATTACCCGAAGGATTGGCGGAAGTGAAGGCACTCATTGAACGGAAGATCAAACCCGTCTCTATTCTGGATGTGCTGTGTGACACCGAGAAATGGCTCAACTGGACCCAATGCTTCGGTCCCCTATCTGGCTTTGACGCCAAGATCACAGATCCAGTTGAACGATATATCGCCACCACATTCTGTTTCGGCTGTAACATTGGCACCAGCCAATTGGAACGGTCGTTACCCGGAACTAACCGTCGTCAAATCTCCTGGATTCACCATCGCCACATAAGTGAAGAGAACATCCAGCAGGCCATTACTGAGATCATCGATTCCTATAACCGCTTTTCGCTTCCCAAGGTTTGGGGGTCCGGCAAACAGGCTTCAGTGGATGGAACCAAGTGGGATATGTATGAGCAGAATCTATTGGCGGAATATCACATCCGCTATGGTGGCTATGGCGGCATTGGCTACTACCACATCAGCGACACCTACATTGCCCTGTTCAGTCACTTTATTCCTTGCGGGGTGTGGGAAGCCATTTACATCCTTGATGGGTTGCTCAAAAATACGTCTGAAATTCAACCGGACACGATTCATGGCGATACTCAATCCCAAAGCTGTACGGTGTTTGCCTTGGCGTTTCTATTGGGCATTACCCTGATGCCTCGCATTCGAGGTTGGCAGAGCTTAGCGTTTTATCGGCCATCTCGGGGGACCCGCTACAAGCATTTGGACAGCTTGTTCACCGAGGTGACGGACTGGGATCTAATTGAAACCCACTTACCGGATATGTTACGGGTAGCGTTGTCCATCAAAGAAGGGAAAGTTCAAGCCTCTACCCTGTTGAGAAAGTTGGGAACCAATAGCCGCAAGAATAAGCTATTTCAAGCATTTCATGAGCTTGGAGGTGTCTTGAGAACCATTTTCTTACTGCAGTACATCAACGACCCTCAAATGCAGGAAACGATCCATGCTGAAACCAACAAGTGTGAGTCATTCAATCGCTTTATTAAGTGGCTCGCCTTTGGCGGTGAAAACCAAGTCCTCTCTAGCAATAACCGAGCTGAACTCCGAAAGCGCATCAAATACAATCACCTGGTGGCCAACTGTCTCATTTTCTACAACGTTTCAGAGATGAGTCGCATTCTCAATGAGGAAGCCCAAAATGGCCGCATGTTTGATGCAGAGGTATTGGCGTTACTGAGCCCTTATTGGATGGACCATCTCAATCGGTTCGGACTATTCTTCTTAGATCAACAGCGTAATCCGCCACCCATCAATTTTGATATTCCGATTGCTCTAAAGGAACAAGAGGCTGAACCCATATTGGTGTAG
- a CDS encoding bifunctional 2-polyprenyl-6-hydroxyphenol methylase/3-demethylubiquinol 3-O-methyltransferase UbiG, whose translation MDDPTKVILNIKESQVVESWCKNAQPWIDAIRGNQIESRIRVTNQAICEAVTKLAPERALDLGCGEGWLTRYLLSKGIETVGVDASAKLIEEAQSHHISEYYCIEYSAIPLQLMHRQFDVVVANFSLFGDQCVENLLPSIKGMLNDSGSLVIQTLHPKIACGSLPYQDGWRDGSWSGFSSDFTNPAPWYFRTLESWISLLSRYDMQLTEIIEPTDPVTGRIASAIFITS comes from the coding sequence ATGGACGACCCAACTAAAGTAATTCTGAACATCAAAGAAAGCCAGGTTGTTGAGTCCTGGTGCAAGAATGCTCAACCTTGGATTGATGCTATCAGAGGAAATCAAATTGAAAGTCGAATTAGGGTTACCAACCAGGCTATCTGCGAAGCCGTGACCAAACTCGCCCCTGAGAGGGCATTAGATCTTGGTTGCGGTGAGGGGTGGCTGACGCGATACCTTCTATCTAAAGGTATAGAAACAGTGGGTGTAGATGCTTCTGCTAAGCTGATCGAAGAAGCTCAAAGCCATCACATTAGTGAGTATTACTGCATTGAGTATAGTGCGATTCCTTTGCAGCTTATGCATCGGCAATTTGATGTAGTAGTTGCCAATTTTTCATTGTTTGGAGATCAATGCGTTGAAAATTTACTGCCTAGTATCAAGGGAATGCTCAATGATTCTGGTTCACTAGTGATTCAAACACTACATCCCAAGATTGCCTGTGGTAGCTTGCCTTATCAAGATGGATGGCGTGATGGTTCATGGTCAGGCTTTAGCAGTGACTTTACTAATCCTGCACCCTGGTACTTTAGAACCTTGGAAAGTTGGATATCCTTATTATCACGCTATGATATGCAGCTTACAGAAATAATAGAGCCCACAGATCCTGTTACAGGTAGGATAGCCTCAGCTATTTTTATTACCTCATGA
- a CDS encoding GNAT family N-acetyltransferase has product MGSKPNVVIRSANSTDLPYLENIRKSAFVPVFSSFRKILGDEIYNLAQAHEDEAQGDFLASLLEPDSDWKVYTAAIDSTVVGFVSFQLNLDRKVGEIGLNAVDPNHSGRGIGTIMYNFAIAKMKEVGMQVATVATGGDPSHAPARRAYEKAGFTVQIPSVWLCQNFKCGRPRIGHFVLGTSATAS; this is encoded by the coding sequence ATGGGCTCTAAACCAAATGTTGTGATTCGCTCAGCGAACTCAACTGATCTCCCTTATTTAGAAAATATACGAAAGTCAGCGTTCGTACCTGTCTTTTCCTCATTCCGTAAAATTCTGGGGGATGAAATCTACAATTTGGCGCAAGCGCATGAAGATGAAGCACAAGGCGACTTTCTTGCATCCTTGCTCGAACCAGACTCTGATTGGAAAGTCTATACTGCTGCGATAGATAGCACGGTCGTTGGTTTTGTCTCGTTCCAACTCAACTTAGATAGGAAAGTTGGTGAGATTGGACTTAACGCTGTAGACCCAAACCATTCAGGAAGGGGTATTGGCACAATTATGTATAACTTTGCAATTGCAAAAATGAAAGAGGTGGGGATGCAAGTTGCAACGGTGGCTACGGGTGGAGACCCAAGTCATGCCCCAGCACGTCGAGCTTATGAGAAAGCTGGTTTTACGGTACAGATTCCAAGTGTGTGGCTGTGTCAAAACTTTAAATGTGGCAGGCCAAGAATAGGCCATTTCGTATTGGGCACATCAGCAACGGCATCTTGA
- a CDS encoding DUF2949 domain-containing protein, with protein sequence MSSPSQQQFIQYLQTELEISEEAIDLALRRQKPSRGPLHMVLWQHGLIDLDQLGKAFEWQVNAKVAIANRL encoded by the coding sequence ATGAGTTCTCCATCCCAACAACAGTTTATTCAGTACCTGCAAACTGAGCTAGAGATTTCAGAAGAAGCGATTGACTTGGCCTTGCGTCGTCAAAAGCCATCACGGGGTCCGTTGCATATGGTTCTATGGCAACATGGGCTGATCGACCTTGACCAACTTGGGAAAGCTTTTGAATGGCAAGTGAACGCAAAAGTAGCCATTGCGAACAGATTGTAG